The Nitrosococcus watsonii C-113 genome includes the window ATCCAGTAGTTCCTTGTAGGGCAGACGGCCTCGGCGTTCATCAACAGCAATCACGATTTCATCAATACCCCCGTGCGTTACGTACTCCTGAAGCCCCTCCCCCACCTCTACTAATTGCTCTTTAGGAATCAGGGGGATCTCCCCCGGCAAGGGAGCATAGCCAACGATATCAATACCAAGCCGGTCAGAGCGGCGGCGGAGAGTATTCACCGAAGCTGCGCGCTTTTCCGTACCTAATATGAGTAACTGCCGTTGCAGACCCTGTAGTCCCATAAGATAAAGAAAAAAAGCCCTGGAAAGGAGTAGTGCGCAAGTAGAAATAATAATGCTAAGCACGAGAATACCCCGGCCTAGATGGAATTCAGGTATAAAATAGAAAGTAACCGCCATCAATGTCCCCGCTACCAACATTGCCACTACTAAACGGTTAAAAATTCCTGCTAAACCATAGCGCTGGTGGCGACGATAAAGCCCAGAGGCAATCAGAGCAATGATCACCACAACGGTATAAATTATCGCCTTCGGCCATAAAGGCCCTAAATTCTCCTGAATGAGCTGATAATTTCCCATAAAGCGTATAAGCGCGGCTAACCAGAGACTGAAAAATAAAATAACTGACTCACAAAAAGCGAGAATTAAAAAAGAGCGTTTAATATGATGGTTAAAGAAGCGAACAGTGCCCACTTTTGTCGTCCCCCTACATTAGTATCTCAAAATTGCTCTAGCTTCTTGAATATGAAAAAATAATCCCATCGACGGCTTTTATCCTCAATAGAGGAAAGTCCAATCAGCTAAGGGTGGCGGGTAAACTTAACAATAAAGAATGCGGCCGACAGATTAGTCCGCTTCTATATCGGCGAGTATTTTTATTAGTTTAACCATTTCTAGATGATTAGACTGGCTTGCTGACATTTCGCCATAGCTTAGCGCACAGCCTCTTTTCGCCTTGTCAGCTTAGAGAATTCGCACTTCAGTGCGGTCTTCGATCAATAAGTTGAGCCGCCGTGATTTTTACCTTTTAAGGAATCAATCCCTGCTTCATAAACCATATTGGCGAAGTAGCACTTACAAGGATTAGGGTCAACCATCACCCTGTTGGAACACTATCCATGATATAGAAACGCTTCAACTTAACCGTACCTAGCCTTGAAAGTTTTAACAATTTTTTTATGTTTAGTACTAGAATGCTCGGCCACATGTGATGTGTCCAATGGATGCTGGTAGCGTTTTTTATAAGGGCGGATATTGAGTGCAAATGGTGGAAAAATGCTTAAACGCCACGCCTTGGTCAATGATTTTTTGAGTATGGCAACTGGAACCCACCCCACTGCCCAAGAAGCAACTTCAAGTATTAGTAAAACAGGAAGACCGCACACTATCGAATTTAGCGGAGACAATAGGGAGCGCCTGCGCCAAACATGAATCCATAAGAGGATAAAACCTACTAATCTTGGCGCGCCCGAGAGGATTCGAACCTCTGACCTTTGGCTCCGGAGGCCAACGCTCTATCCAACTGAGCTACGGGCGCCTAAAATAAAGAAGGATACCTATTTCTAGCGTAGGCGTCTATGTTCTTAGCAAAAATAATATTTAAACCTATCTCCTAATAACACATTAATTCTAATCAGGACAGCTAACACCATGAACAAACAAATTCATAAAATGAATTTTCTTTCCCCTCAATGCCTGCTTTCTATTATGGGTATGGGAATAGTTACTCTTTCCCTCTTAGCTGCTGGATGCACGGAACAAACTGCCGAAACCAGCTCTCCAGAAGCCATTGCTAAGCGTATCGAACCAGCGGGGAAAGTAAATATTGCCTCCACACCGGAAAAAACCAGCGAAACGCCCGATACCCCTGCAAGCTCTGAAGAAAAATCACCAGCAGCACCTGCTCCTGCAAAAAACAAAGAAAACGCCCCGGCTGCTAACAATGACGAGACACCGCCAGCCACTAAGGGAAAAGAGTCCCAGCTCAACCATGGCAAAACAATAGTTAAAAATAGTTGTGCCGCTTGCCACAC containing:
- a CDS encoding c-type cytochrome — protein: MNKQIHKMNFLSPQCLLSIMGMGIVTLSLLAAGCTEQTAETSSPEAIAKRIEPAGKVNIASTPEKTSETPDTPASSEEKSPAAPAPAKNKENAPAANNDETPPATKGKESQLNHGKTIVKNSCAACHTGNLPGAPVIGNAEDWTPRLTQGVEILTQHATQGYKAMPPKGGNPNLSDEDIAAAIAYFISQVKK